In Serinus canaria isolate serCan28SL12 chromosome 4, serCan2020, whole genome shotgun sequence, the sequence GATGTACCTGCCCAAAGTGCTGTTGCTGGTCTATGTCGTGGACTCGGCTGATCATGCCCGACTGCCTGTGGCGAAACAGCTGCTTCATCAGCTAATCCAGAACAACTCCACCCTGCCTGTGGTAGTTCTGGCCAACAAGCAGGTAAGAGTTCCCTGCCGCTGCCACAGCTTGGGCTGGCAGCAACTTTGGAAACAGCAACAAAGCCTTTCAAAAGAGGCTTCATGCCTTTAAGGAAAGCACACGGCTGGGAGTCTTTCTGACACACCTGTTgaccacaaaacaaaataatctgaGGTTGTTTTGGATCTGCAAGATGCAGGTCCTGCAGGTGCTTGGTGAAGATGCAATCAGAGCTGTGGGTGGAAACTGTTGTACAGTTGCAAGGTTTGGGAGCTTCAGGGAAGACCACAGTAAGGTCTGAAGTTAGGTTTCTGTTCTGAGTATCTGCCTAGAAGTACCGCTTCACCTAGGAGCAGCTAAAGAGTGAAGCACTGTTGTTTGCCTTCAGACTGTCTGGTTGGTTGCTCCTAAGGCTGCTTCTGAAATCTGAGAAAGAGCAGCTTTCCTCACAAGGCAGTGCTTCCTCCTAGGATCTTTGTGGAAGTCTCAATAATTGGTGCTGTACTTGGGAAAGAACTGGACCTCTGGTACAATCAGATGACAAAGAGCCCAAGGGTTTtaatcacagattttcttttatcAAGGTTGCGTGCTCAGTTTGCTCTACATTGTTACCTCCTAAATTTCTTGTAACTGAGGCCCATTACTAGTAGTCATTTATGTTACTCTTGAACACAAGTGAAGGTTTGGGCTTCATCAGACTCAAATGCATCAGAAACACTTGTGGCTGAGAAGGCAGGCAGGGCATGACTCTTGTATATTTGCCCTATTCTTATAACTCTTTGCTGGACCCCTGAGGTCTTGGGCCATCAGTGCTTTTGTCTGCCTTATGCAGATGGTTTTACATAGATATCAGAAACAGTAGAATTGGTGTGGAAATAGAAACAACTGTACCCATAGTTCTTCAGGAAGAAATTAGGTTAGAAATTAACTCTTTTCCCCAAGGCATTTTAGGACATGGGAAGTGACCTCTTAAAAGGTACAAAAGAATGGTGCCCCGGAGCCTTTGAGATTCTTTCACTTCTGGACAAAAGCAGTGGCTCAAAGTAGGAGTGGTGCCACTACTTCTTGCAACTAAcagagctgttttatttttgtgtaacAGGACCTCGAAGGTGCATATTGTATCACTGATATTCACGATGCTCTGGCTCTGTCTGATATTGGGGACGAGAGGAAGATGTTCTTGATTGGTACCCATGTGGCAGAAGATGGCTCTGAGATCTCCTCCAGCATGCAGGATGCCAAGGAGCTGATAGGGCAGCTGGTTTTGGAAACACAGTGACAGCTCTTTTCTTACAATAAACAGGTGTTTGCAGCTGAGGGAGAGCAGGTGTTAGTATATGGTCAGTTTGCAGTGTGGCAGCTGAAATTAACAAATATGCTTTCCTGGTATGTGTGGAATTCCTCTGAAAGTGATATCTAGTTGGTAAGAAAATCTTAATTTATAGTGgtttgaaaatacatttgagAAGTAGTCTATTTTTAGCATATTTGTAGGAGAAAAATAGTCTGTCTCTCAGGCAGCAGATTTAAGGGCAAATATAGCTTAGATGGGCTAGATAACTTCACGTCAGGTGGAAGAAAGTTGCATCCAGTGAATTTAACATGGCTTGATGTCTCAGGTTAAAGTGAAATATGTTTACTTCACAGATTTTACAGAACCCTTTTAACAGTGGTGTTCTGTTGAAAATGAGACCTCACTTCTTGACTGTGTCAG encodes:
- the ARL9 gene encoding ADP-ribosylation factor-like protein 9 isoform X2, which encodes MYLPKVLLLVYVVDSADHARLPVAKQLLHQLIQNNSTLPVVVLANKQDLEGAYCITDIHDALALSDIGDERKMFLIGTHVAEDGSEISSSMQDAKELIGQLVLETQ